One Cydia amplana chromosome 18, ilCydAmpl1.1, whole genome shotgun sequence DNA segment encodes these proteins:
- the LOC134656475 gene encoding zinc finger protein basonuclin-2, protein MEGKEFAPGLPAGLDYFMMPRVSQPAPQFDFRKLGASFSGRDEDRSDERRSPDYPERREPPPAPWPLGLGVQFVNPATGKKRVQCNVCLKTFCDKGALKIHFSAVHLREMHKCTVEGCTMMFSSRRSRNRHSANPNPKLHSPHVRRKISAHDGRSAQPFPLLPALARLPLPPPSLLPPELAARLPPPLASHGPTPLPPRVPLDNLRNFSEIEKMYRKFPQPEEHSRGVLDLAKPPISHEDESNDSDNNDYISDDESKVKCEDRAESPVTERLNSYEDEPEDLSVNKKKDDTKPTTASEISRNEPTVSDDKSSLVPNKRKRKSGNPTRCSQNNEYNVSDEEYHSDMFRNISTPGSSRPDDEPLSLKKQKPEKWEPFQNGEEATVDSESITRVKAESESDDESSAPSVVREGLRLRSDLYTPSDSGSDLHALEERLARARSPSASSDRTDDRTDLNDLEIPIDDENPDRCTACGKVFQNHFTLRMHYRNDHLKLLHPCDVNGCDAAFPSRRSRDRHSSNVDLHRRLLSTNSPDGREQRPGFEMNTELLNKLYADIKGLASTLESLRYGGNEDASQIPSYVSETMKFYSRNLSALQAGLFPQLGERGFFPGPFLMNNGVQGGGGPYGAPAGAQTARESLSPLSASSPPVLSPGRLDAAHARSREDAKLLFRESSESYKKMTSLCERQEQLYQHHVPVS, encoded by the coding sequence ATGGAAGGCAAAGAGTTTGCGCCCGGCCTGCCCGCCGGCTTGGACTATTTCATGATGCCTCGTGTGAGCCAACCGGCGCCCCAGTTCGACTTTAGAAAATTAGGAGCCAGCTTTAGTGGAAGAGATGAAGACAGGAGTGACGAGAGGCGCTCGCCCGACTACCCGGAGCGCCGCgagccgccgcccgcgccctgGCCGCTCGGGCTCGGAGTGCAGTTCGTCAATCCCGCCACCGGCAAGAAGCGCGTGCAGTGCAACGTCTGCCTGAAGACTTTCTGCGACAAGGGAGCTTTGAAAATTCACTTTTCGGCGGTGCATTTGAGGGAGATGCACAAGTGTACGGTTGAAGGGTGCACGATGATGTTTAGTTCGCGGCGTTCGAGGAATCGGCACAGTGCTAATCCTAATCCGAAGTTGCATTCGCCGCATGTGAGGCGGAAGATATCGGCGCATGACGGTAGGTCCGCGCAACCTTTCCCGCTGCTGCCGGCGCTGGCGCGGCTGCCCCTGCCGCCGCCCAGCTTGCTGCCGCCCGAGCTGGCGGCGCGCCTGCCGCCGCCGCTGGCCAGCCACGGCCCGACACCTCTACCTCCGCGAGTGCCCCTCGATAACCTCCGTAACTTCAgtgaaattgaaaaaatgtatagaaagttCCCACAACCGGAAGAACATTCCCGCGGCGTGTTGGATCTCGCTAAACCGCCAATTTCCCACGAGGATGAATCTAACGACAGTGACAACAACGATTATATTTCTGACGACGAAAGTAAAGTTAAGTGTGAAGACAGAGCAGAGTCCCCGGTTACAGAAAGACTTAATTCGTACGAGGACGAACCGGAAGATTTGAGTGTAAATAAAAAGAAAGATGATACCAAACCGACAACCGCGTCTGAAATTAGTCGTAACGAACCCACCGTATCGGACGACAAGTCGTCCCTCGTTCCTAATAAACGTAAACGGAAAAGTGGCAATCCCACTCGGTGTTCTCAGAATAACGAGTACAATGTGTCCGATGAGGAATACCACAGCGACATGTTTAGAAACATTTCAACGCCCGGTTCCAGTCGCCCGGATGACGAGCCGCTATCGCTGAAAAAACAGAAACCCGAAAAGTGGGAGCCCTTTCAGAACGGAGAAGAAGCAACTGTGGACTCGGAATCGATAACGCGTGTGAAAGCCGAAAGTGAATCTGACGACGAATCCAGTGCGCCGAGCGTCGTCCGCGAGGGCCTGAGACTGCGGTCAGATCTGTACACGCCGAGCGACAGCGGGAGCGACCTGCACGCGCTGGAGGAACGTCTGGCGCGAGCACGGTCACCCTCCGCGAGCAGCGATCGCACCGACGACCGGACGGACCTCAACGATCTCGAGATCCCCATCGACGACGAAAACCCCGACAGGTGCACCGCATGCGGAAAAGTGTTTCAGAACCATTTCACCCTGCGCATGCATTACAGAAACGACCACTTAAAGCTGCTGCATCCCTGCGATGTCAACGGCTGCGACGCCGCCTTCCCCTCGCGGCGGAGTCGCGACCGGCACAGCTCCAACGTGGACCTGCACCGGCGTCTGCTCTCCACAAACTCCCCCGATGGCCGAGAACAAAGACCGGGATTCGAAATGAACACAGAACTGTTAAACAAATTGTACGCAGACATAAAAGGCCTAGCGTCGACGCTTGAAAGCTTGCGATACGGTGGCAACGAAGATGCCTCTCAAATTCCGAGTTACGTGTCAGAAACGATGAAGTTCTACAGTAGGAACCTGAGTGCGCTACAAGCGGGTTTGTTCCCACAGTTGGGCGAGCGGGGTTTTTTTCCGGGTCCTTTTCTGATGAATAATGGGGTGCAAGGGGGTGGAGGGCCGTACGGGGCGCCAGCGGGAGCACAGACGGCGCGCGAGTCGCTGTCGCCGCTATCGGCGTCGTCGCCGCCGGTGCTGTCGCCGGGCCGGCTCGACGCCGCGCACGCCCGCTCCAGAGAGGACGCCAAGCTGCTTTTTCGTGAGAGCTCCGAGTCCTACAAGAAGATGACGTCGCTGTGCGAGCGCCAGGAGCAACTCTACCAGCACCACGTTCCGGTGTCATGA